The following nucleotide sequence is from Paracrocinitomix mangrovi.
AGCGAAGCAAGGTTATGTTTGGATGGAATCTTTTATGAGTCCTATTCAAATAGGAAATGAAGAGGTGAAAGAAATATCTTTCATATCACATGACATAACAGAGCAAATTCACAACAGAAGAAAAATTCTGGAAAGTGAAGAAAATAACCGCGCTATTTTATTGGCAATGCCAGATTTGTTATTTAAAGTGACAAAAGAAGGTGTGTTTACTGATTACAGAGCAACCAGTGAAGAGAATAAGGCGGCCTTTAAACAATTGACCAGATCAACTGATATTGTAGGTAAAAAAGTGGCAGATGTTTTTAAGGATAAGCAGATAGCGGATGAGATTGAAAAAAATCTAAAAGAGACGATTGAGAATGATTTGCCGGTAACGCACAATTTTTCAATTAGTTTGGATAAGGGATCTGAGAAAGTATATTTCGAAAACAGGTATTCAAAAATCAATGATGAAGAGGCCATTATTATTTCTAGAAATGTTACTGCGGATATTGAAAATGAACTGAAACTAATAGAGTCAATCAAAGAAAAAGAAGTACTGTTAAAAGAAGTACACCACAGGGTTAAAAACAACCTTCAGGTGATAAACAGTATTCTTAATTTACAGTCATCTTATATTGAAGATGAAGAAACATTACAGATCATTATTGAATCACAAAACCGAATTCGATCAATGTCTTTTATCCATGAAAGTCTTTATCAAACAAAAGATTTTTCATCTATTAATTTTAAAGACTACATCACAAATCTGGTTCAAAACCTGGTTCATACCTACGAAGTTTATAGTGATAAAACAGATTTGGATCTTAAAATAGAGGACGTAGACCTGGCCTTAGATCAGGCAATTCCTTGCGGCTTGATTCTCAATGAATTAATCACAAACGCCCTAAAATACGCATATCCAGAGGGTCAATCGGGAAAAATCACCATTGAAGTGTTTGAAAAAGATGGCAAAGTGTATATGAGGGTTCAAGATTTTGGTGTAGGTTTGCCAGAGGAATTTGATATTTCAGAGACAGATACATTAGGATTGAGCTTGGTAGACACCTTAATCGATCAACTTGATGGAGAACTGCTTCTGAAAACTCAAAAGGGAACGGAAATTTTAATTATCTTTGAAAAGCAAGCAATTTAATCATGCCTAAAACCAACGTACTCGTCGTTGAAGACGAAAGCATTGTTTCTAAAGATATTCAGCACAGTCTAAAAAAATTAGGCTACAATGTGGTTGGTGCCGCATCAACAGGAGAAAAAGCTTTTGAATTAGCCTCTTCTGAAAAGCCAGATATCATCTTAATGGACATCATGTTAAAGGGTGATATGAATGGTATTGATACAGCTCAAAAGGTAAAAGAAGAATTGCAGATCCCAGTTATATATTTGACTGCTTATGCAGATGAATCAACCTTAGAAAAAGCGAAGGTAACTGAGCCATACGGATATATTATCAAACCTTTTAAAGAAGTTGATTTACACACATCAATAGAAATGGCGCTTTATAAATTCTCTAAAGAAAAAGAGGTTATTAAAGCACGTGATTTATTCTATTCCTTAATTGAAAACAAAGACTCAAACGGATTTATTTTTGTAAAATCTAAAAGCCGTTTGGTTAAAATAAAAACCTCTGACATCTACTATGTAGAGGCCTTAAAAGATTACGTTGTTATCAACACCTTAGATAGCAGATACACTATTCATTCTACAATGAAAGATATCGCGTCTAAACTGGAGCCGGATAACTTTATCCGTGTTCACAGATCTTTTATAGTAAGGTTGGATAAAATTGCGTCTATTGAATATCCTAACCTCCACCTGGAAAATGACAAAAAAGTCATTCCTATTGGAGGATCATTCAAAGATGAGCTGATCAAAAAGCTGAACTTAATCTAGTTCATACTCTTTTTTCAAATCGTAAACATCACGGATTAATTCGTCTACCTCTTCGGGATTGGTTCCGTCGTACATTCCTCTGATGCGTCCATCAGGATCAATTAAGGCAAAGTTCTCTGTGTGTAAAAAGTCAGATTCACCTCCATGATCAAAGTCCGGGTCTGCTTCATCAGGAACTACTAAATAAGACTTTCTGGCCATGATGTATAAATCATGTTTACTTCCTGTTAAAAACCACCATTTTTCCGGATCGGCATCAAATCGCTCAGCATAAGCCCTCATTGTTTCGACGGTGTCAATAGAAGGGTTTACAGTATGACTTAAGATTAAAAAGTTAGGGTCGTTTTTAAATTCTGCCTGAACACGTTTTAATTGCGTGGTCATTTTAGGACAAATTCCCGCACAGGTTGTGAAAAAGAAATCAGTCACAAAAATTTTACCGACTACGTCGGCTTTTGTAATGGTATCACCAAGCTGGTTTTGGAACGAAAAATCACTAATAGTGTGATCTTTTGTTACATCCTGAATCTCGGGATCAACCAATTTTGGATTTACATCTGAAGGATTTATGACTTTCAAACGATTGTTTTGACTTCTGTTAACAGGAGAATCCGGCTCGTCTGAATAATGTTGCATGTTCATTACCACCGCAATGGTCATGCCCGTTAAAACGATCAGAGTGAAAATAATAATACGTTGTTTCATCCAAATATAATTTGAATGCAAAGGTCGGTATAATTTGCCTTTTTAAGCGTCCATTTTAGACAAAGCTTGCTCCAAGTCGTGAATTAAATCCACAGGATTTTCAACACCTACTGACAATCTAACCAATGAAGGAGTAATGTTCAATTTTTCTTTGTCTTCTTCGGATACACCGGCGTGTGTCATTGTTCCGGGGTGTTGAATTAATGATTCAGTACTTCCTAAACTCACCGCCAGTTTTATTAATTTAAGTCTGTTGATTAGTTTAAAAGCTTCTTTTTCTCCACCTACAACATCAAAAGAAACCATAGCCCCTGCCCCTTCACATTGTCTATCAAAAATCTCTTTGTTTTTACCTTCTAAATACCCCAGGTAATATACCTTTTCAATTTTAGGGTGTAAGCTTAGGAAATCAGCAACAGCTTTGGCATTTTCAGCTTGTTTATCCATTCTTACTTTTAAAGTTTCTAAACTTCTCATCAATAACCAGCCTGTCCAAGGTCCTGCCATGTTTCCTAAAAACGTACGCATTGTTTTCATGCGGGTAATTACTTCCTTATTTCCTAAACAAGCTCCTGCAATAACATCACTGTGG
It contains:
- a CDS encoding response regulator translates to MPKTNVLVVEDESIVSKDIQHSLKKLGYNVVGAASTGEKAFELASSEKPDIILMDIMLKGDMNGIDTAQKVKEELQIPVIYLTAYADESTLEKAKVTEPYGYIIKPFKEVDLHTSIEMALYKFSKEKEVIKARDLFYSLIENKDSNGFIFVKSKSRLVKIKTSDIYYVEALKDYVVINTLDSRYTIHSTMKDIASKLEPDNFIRVHRSFIVRLDKIASIEYPNLHLENDKKVIPIGGSFKDELIKKLNLI
- a CDS encoding SCO family protein; the encoded protein is MKQRIIIFTLIVLTGMTIAVVMNMQHYSDEPDSPVNRSQNNRLKVINPSDVNPKLVDPEIQDVTKDHTISDFSFQNQLGDTITKADVVGKIFVTDFFFTTCAGICPKMTTQLKRVQAEFKNDPNFLILSHTVNPSIDTVETMRAYAERFDADPEKWWFLTGSKHDLYIMARKSYLVVPDEADPDFDHGGESDFLHTENFALIDPDGRIRGMYDGTNPEEVDELIRDVYDLKKEYELD